CGCCGCCAGCGCGCACTCGCCGATCGCGTACACGTCCGGGTCGCTGGTGCGGCACTGCTCGTCGACGGTGATGCCGCCGCGCTCGCCGACCGCGAGACCGTGGTCACGGGCCAGCTGGTCGCGCGGCCGCACCCCCGCCGAGAACACCACGAGATCCGTGGCGAGTTCACTTCCGTCGGACAGCCTCATGCCCGTCACGGCGCCGTCGCCGCCGGTCACGACCTCCTGCGTGCCGGTGCCGGTGTGCACGGTCAGGCCCATGCCCGTGATGGTCCGCAGGAGCGCGGCGCCGCCGCCCTCGTCGACCTGCACCGGCATCAGCCGGGGCGCGAACTCCACGACGTGCGTGGCGAGTCCGAGCCCCTTCAGGGCGCCCGCCGCCTCCAGGCCGAGCAGCCCGCCGCCGACGACCGCGCCGGTCGTCGCGTGCGACTTCGCGTACTCCTCGATGGCCAGCAGGTCCTCGATGGTGCGGTAGACGAAGCAGCCCGTCGCGTCCTTGCCGGGCACCGGCGGCACGAACGGGTAGGAGCCGGTGGCGAGCACGAGCTTGTCGTACGGGAAGACGGCGCCCGAGCGCGCGGTGACCGTCCTGGCCTCGCGGTCGAAGCTCTCCGCCGCGTCGCCCACGTACAGCTCGATGCCGTGCTCGTCGAGGAACGCCCGGTCGGTGAGGGAGAGTTCGTCGGGGGTGCGGCCCGAGAAGTACGAGGTGAGCTGCACGCGGTCGTAGGCCGGACGCGGCTCCTCGCACAGCACCACGACACGGTGGCTCGACGTGAGGCCCTGCGCGGCGGCGGCTTCGAGGAAGCGCTGGCCGACCATGCCGTGTCCGACGAGCACGAGGGTGGGGCGGGCGAGCGGGTTCTGTGCGGGCGTTGGCATGTCAGCGGCCTCCGGTACGGGTCTCGCCTGTTCGAGCGAAGTCGGGAGCTGGGGGAGAAGTGAGCAGGTGGAGCAGGGGGCTGTCGTCGTCGGGCAGCGGGTCGTCGGCCTCCCAGGCGCGGGCCAGCGCGCCGACCGCGGCCAGCTCGCCGAGCAGCACGCCGCCGACGAGGCGGCCGCCGCGGACGACGACCTTGCGGTACGTGCCGCGGGTCGCGTCGGCCAGCTGGACGACGTCGTCGTCGGGGCGGGGCTCCGGGTCCCCGAAGGCCGCCAGGTCCAGCGGCCCCGGGCCGGGCAGGGTGAGGCGGGTGAGGGCGCGGGTGCCGGTGTAGGGGCGCGGGGCGGTTCCGTCGGCCGGGGAGTGCCCCAGCGCCGCCGCGAGCGTGTCGGCCTGCTCCACGGCGGGCGTCGCCAGGCCGTACACACGGCCCGCGTGCTCCGCGCAGTCCCCGACGGCCCTGATGTGCGGGTCGGACGTCCGCAGCAGGTCGTCCACGACGACGCCCCGGCGCACGTCGAGCCCCGCGGCCCGCGCGAGACCGGTGCGGGGCCGCACACCGCAGGCGAGGACGGTCACATCGGTGTCCAGCAGATACCCGTCGGCGAGTTCGACGCGGCGCACGGCACCGCCGGTGACGCCGACCCCGCGCACCCGGCACTCGGTGTGCACCTCCACGCCGAGGCCCGTGAGGTGGCGCCGCACCAGCTCCGACGAGGCCGGGTCGAGCTGCCGCTCCATGAGCCGTTCGGCCTGCTGGATGAGGACGACCTGGGCGCCCCGCACCGCCAGGGCGCGGGCCGCCGACACCCCGAGGAGGCCCCCGCCGATGACGACGACGCGGACGCCCGGCGCGACCGCCGCCGACAGGGCGAGGCAGTCGTCCATGGTCCGGAACGCGTGCACGCCGCCCGGGAGTTCACGGGCGCCGGGCGCGAACAGTCCGCGCAGCGGCGGCAGGACGGGGTTCGAGCCGGTGGCGAGGACGAGGGTGCCGTACGGGACGACGCCGCCGTCCGCGCAGTGCACGCGGCGTTCGGCGCGGTCGACGCGGACCGCGCGGGTGCGGAGCACGGGGCCCGGCGGGGTCGGCAGGGCGATCACGTCGGGCCCGTACCGGCCAGCGAGGACCTCGGCGAGCAGGACACGGTTGTACGGGGTGTGGTTCTCCTCGCCGATCAGTACGGTTCCGGCGCCGAGACGCTGCGCCACGCGGGCGCCCGCCAGGCCCGTGCCGATCACGACCACACCGTCGGCCGGTGCGGCGGCGCCGGGGCCGGTGCCCGCGGCTGTCGGCTGCGCTGAGGAGGTCATGCGCACAAGCCTGTGGCGCCGGTGTTACCCGGCAGGATCGCTCCTGTTTCCCCGGCGGAACGCTGCCCTCAGCGAGGGCGGGGAACGACTGTGAGGGCCCGTTGCTTAACCGCTGTTGAGCCGATCCTCAAGGCAGCCTTAAAGAACGGCGGGGCGCCGCTGACCAGCGGATTCCGGGCCCTCACCGCGCCTAGTGTGCCGCCGTGACCACCGACGCAGCCGACCCCCGACTCGACGCGTACCCGGCCCTCGCCGCGTACCTGCGCCAGATGGACGCCCCGCTGGACCAGGGCATTCCGCCGATGCCCCAGGAGCCGCCGCGCACGCCCGGCGGGGGACGGCGCGGCATGCGGGAGACGCCCCGCGCCCGCCGCGTGCGGGAGACGCCTCGTGCCCGCCGCGTGCGGGAGGCGTCCCGCGCCACCCCCGCCCCGCCCGTCCGCGTCTCGCCCCGCACCCTGCACACCGGCATCGTCAACGGCGCCCTCGGCATCACCGCCATGTGGGCCGTGCAGGCGGAGCCGTCCGCCCGGCTCGACGTGCTCTTCGCGACCGGGGCACACCTGACGGGACTGCTCGCCGGATACGGCATCCTCGTCATGCTGTTCCTGATGGCCCGCGTCCCCGCCGTCGAACACGGCGTCGGCGCCGACCGGCTCGCGCGCACCCACGCACTCGGCGGCCGGTACGTACTGAGCCTGTGCGCCGCCCACGCCCTCCTCGCCCTCTGCGGATACGCCGCCCACGCCGACACCGACCTGCTGCACGCCACCCTCGACCTGCTCGGCTACCCGGGGCTCGCCGTCGCCACCGCCGGCACCGCCCTCCTCGCCGCCGTCGGCGTCACCTCCGCCCGCGCCCTGCGCCGCCGCGTCCGGCACGAGACCTGGCGCGCCGTCCACCTGCTGACCTACCTCGGCGCCGCCCTCGCCTTCGCGCACCAGCTCGCAGGACCCGACGTCGCCGGCGGCGTCCTGTCCCTCGGACTCTGGTCACTGCTGCACGCCACCGTCGCCGTCCTCCTCGTCTGGTACCGCGTCGTCGTCCCCGTACGGCAGGCGCTGCGGCACAGCCTGCGCGTCATCGGCGTACGCGACGAAGGGCCCGGCGTCGTCTCCGTCGTCGTGCAGGGCATCGGCGTCGACGAACTGCGCGCCGAACCCGGACAGTTCTTCCGCTGGCGGTTCCTGCGGCGCAGGCTCTGGCACACCGCGCTGCCCTTCTCGCTCTCCGCGCCCGTCCGCGACGACACCCTGCGCATCACCGTGAAGGCGGCCGGCGACCACACCCGCCGCATACGGCGCCTCAGGCCCGGCACCCGCGTCCTGGCCACCGGCCCCTTCGGCGCGCTCACCGCGCACCGGCGCACCCGGCGCAAGGTGCTCCTCCTCGCGGGCGGCGTCGGCATCACCCCCATGCGGGCGCTCTTCGAGACACTGCCCGGCGGCCCCGGCGACCTCACCCTGCTCTACCGCGCGGGCAGCGCCGAACAGCTCGTCCTCAGGGAGGAGCTGGAGGCCATCGCGCGGACCAGACAGGCGGGGCTGCACTATCTGCTCGGCCGCTCCGACGCCTCCTTCGACCCCCTGGCCCCGCAGGCACTGCGCAACCTGATCCCCGACCTCGCCGACCACGACGTGTACCTGTGCGGCCCGCCCGGCATGTCCGCGGCGGCGACCACGGCGCTCGTACGGGCGGGCGTTCCGGAGGACCGCATCCACGCGGAGTGCTTCACGTTCTGAGCGGCCCGCCGACGTACCCGAAGCACCCCCCGCCCGAGTTCGAGAAAGCAGGCCATGGGACGCCACCGCAGACCCCTCGCCCCCACTCAGGGACCCACTCTCCAGGCCCGCAGGAAGCTCGCCGCGGGTCTTGCCGGGGCGAGCGCGCTCGTCGCCGCGGCCCTCGCCGTCGCGGTCGACCCGGCGGCACCCCCGGCCCCGGACCGCCCCGCGGCGGGCGTCCCCGCACCACAGGCCGCGCCCTGACGGCGGGAGACGGCCGACCCATCCGTGGCGGGAGACGGCCGACCCCTCCGTCGAGGGAGACCGCCGACCCCGCCGACCTCAGAAGTCGCTCAACTTTCACCTGTTCGGTGGACGGCGTGATCACCGCGTCCTTAAGGTCGCGATCATGCCCGACATATCCCTGACCACGGTCGTCGTCCTCTGTCTCGCCGCCCTCGCGGCCGGCTGGATCGACGCCGTGGTCGGCGGCGGGGGACTGCTGCTGCTCCCCGCCCTGCTGCTCGGCCTGCCGGGCGGCACTCCCGCCGCGCACGCCCTCGGCACGAACAAGGCCGTCGCGATCGTCGGGACGACGGGCGCCGCGGTGACGTACGTCAGGAAGACTCCCGTCGACGTGCCGACGGCCGTCCGCATCGGTCTCGCCGCGCTCGCCGGGTCGATGGGCGGCGCCTTCTTCGCCGCCGGGATGAGCACCGACGTGCTGAAGCCCGTGATCATGGTGGTGCTGCTCGCCGTCGGCGCCTTCGTGATCCTCAGGCCGGCCTTCGGCACGGCGCCCGCCACCGGACCCGCGTCCCCGAAGCGGATCCTCGCCGCGATCGGCCTCGCGGGCCTCGGCATCGGCTTCTACGACGGGCTCATCGGGCCCGGCACCGGCACGTTCCTCGTCCTCGCCCTGACCGCCGTGCTCCACCTCGACCTGGTCTCGGCCTCCGCGACCGCGAAGATCGTGAACTGCTGCACCAACGCCGGCGCCCTCGCGATGTTCGCCTGTCAGGGGGCGGTCCTGTGGCAGCTGGCCGGTCTCATGGCCGTCTTCAACCTGGCGGGCGGCATGTTCGGGGCGCACACGGCCCTGAAGAAGGGCAGCGGCTTCGTCCGCGTCGTGCTCCTGACGACCGTCTTCGGGCTCGTGGCGAAGATGGCCTACGAGCAGTGGCTGGCCTGACGGACAACGGCCCGGAGGGGTTCAGCGGACCGCGGTGAGGTGGGCGAAGACCACCACGTTGCCCTGGTAGCCCGTCTGCTTCGAGTACTTGCCGCCACAGGTGATCACCCGCAGCTCCGGCCGCGACGCGGCGCCGTACACCTTCTCGTCCGGGAAGTCCGCCGCGTCGTACACCTCGTTCGCGTGGACCGTGAAGACGGCGACGCTGCCGTCCCTGCGCTCCACCTCGATCGTGCGGCCCTTCTGCAACGCGCCCAGCTCGTAGAAGACGGCGGGCCCCTCCTTGTTGTCGACGTGGCCCGCCACGATGGCCGTGCCGCGCTCGCCGGGCGTGGTGCCCGCCTCGTACCAGCCCGCGAGGTTCTTCCGCTCCGGCGGCGGCACGTCGAGGCTGCCCTGCCTGGTCAGACCGAGGCCCATCAGGGGCGTGTCGACGCCGATCGAGGGGATCCGCACGCGGTCGGGCGGGGAAGGGGGCAGCGGGGCCGTACCGCGATCGGCCGTCGAGGTCGAGGGGGCCGCGGCCCGCGCGGCCTGCGCGGCGGACGGCTGGGGCGGCGGGTGCGACGCGGCGCCGCTGCTCAGCAGCCACGCCCCGGAGCACAGCGCCACGGCGGTGACCGTGCCTATGACGGCGTTGCCCGCCTTTCGCGTACGGCGCATACGGCGTCCTCCTCGGGGTCGGGCGGGCCTGTCCCCCTCGTCCCCCTCCCCGCCCGCGAGGGGACACGGGCCGGGAGGGGGCGGGGGCGGCGGTACCGGTGGACAGCGGAGGGTGTCCGTCAGATCCTGTCGCCTCTCGCCCGGCGATGCAGGAGCCAGGTACCGCCCGCGGCGGCGACGGCCAGAGCCGCCACTCCCGCCGCGGTCTGCACGGGGTCGGGGCCGAGTGCGCCGCCGACCCCCGTCTTCACGTGCCCCTTGGGCAGCTGCCGCTCGTGCCGTTCACCGGCGGCGGCGGTGGAGGTGATCGTGACCATGAGGTCGCCGGCGATCCGCTTGTTCTTCGCACCGGAACCACCGGACCCGGAACACCGGGCGACGATCTCGTATGTGCCGGGCTGGGCGGACGGCGGCACCTCGAACCGCCCCGCGGCGCTCCCGCCGTTCTCCGGACGCGTGCTCGGCGCCATCGTGAACGTGCCCGCGCCGACCGCGCTCGCGTCGCCGGCCGCCGTCCCGCCGGGGCCGCAGGCGGTGGTGTGCACGGTGACGGTGGAGCCGGGGGTGACGGTGGCGGGGCGGATCTCCAGGCCTCCGGCGGGCGGGCCGGGAGCGGCGGCCGCGGGGACGGCCAGAGCGCCCGCCGCCACGGCGAGAGCGGTACCGGTCAGCAGACGGGCGTAGCGCATGTGGTCGTTCCTCCGAGGGCCTTGGTACGGGCACGGCCCGCGGCACCCCCAAGTGCCGCTGCGTCGGTCGAACCCCGCTCTACCGAGGTAAGTGGCACTCGGCGGCCCACGCCTCCTGATGAGGCATCAGAAAGATGCTGTGCGGACGGCTCCTGACGCGTCGGAAGGAACGTTCCAGCAGGTCACCGGCGTGCGGATGGCCGCCGCCCGAAGGGTGCGCGGCGCGCCTGTGAATGGGTGACCCGACTGCGCGGCGCGACTGCGCGCAGGGGCGACCCGGCCGTCAGAGGGTGTCCCACGGCACGTCCTCGTACGCCCCGGCCACGCGCGCCATCAGCCGCTCGTCGACCCCGTACGCGACGTCGTCGATCCGCCGCACGGGACGCACCCCCCACGCGTTGGTGACGAAGGCCGCCCGGTACGAGGGGAGGTCGGCGAGGGTCACGGGAGCGTGCCGGGTGGCCAGCCCGGCCGCGGGCAGGCGCGAGCGGACGAGTTGCATCGTGATGCCGGCCAGGTGCGGCGCGTCCGGCCACACGACGTCCGTGCCGTCGAAGAAGGCGACGTTCGTCACCGCGCCCTCGCTGACCTCCCCGCCGGGCCCGGTGAGCAGCACCTCGTCGAAACCGTCGCCCCGCGCGAGCTCCGCGTGGCGGGCCTGCCCGAAGCCGCCCAGGTGCTTGATGTGGGCGAAGGGCCGCTGGTACGCCACGGAGCGCAGCGACTGCGCCCGCTCCTCCATCGTGGCGGGCAGCTCCGTGGGCGGCCGGACGGTGACCATGTGGGACGGCTCGCCGTCCGGGGCGTGGACGTAGACCCGTACGGACGCGTCGGCGATGTCGTCGCGCAGGATGTGCCGCACGAGACCGCGCACGTGCTCCCCGTCGATGCCGTGCCCGAAGAGCTCACGCGTGGCCGCGTCGAGCCGCGCGAGATGGAGGCCGAGGCCGCGCACCTTGCCGCCCCTCACCTGCATCGCGGTGAAGTGACCGGTCTGGACGAGGGCCGGCCACAGCAGGCTCTCGGCGCGGGCCGCCCGTCGATCTCGGTGCGCCGCGCCAGTGCGGAGATGGTCATGCGAACACGTCCTCCTGATCGCCCTGCTGATCGTCCTCATGATCGTCTCCCCGGGCGCCCTCGCAGGACCCGGTCGCGCACGGAACCCGCTTCTCCACCAGGCGCCGCGGACCGGGGCCGCGTGAGCCCAGGGTGTCCCCCGTGTTGGACAGCGCGCACCTGGACAGGGAGAGGCAGCCGCAGCCGATGCAGTCGGTGAGGTTGTCGCGCAGCCGCTGGAGGGTCCGTATCCGGGTGTCGAGGTCCTCGCGCCAGCACTCGGAGATCCTCGCCCAGTCCGCGCGGTTCGGCGTGCGGTCCTCGGGGAGCAGGGCGAGCACCTCGCGGATCGTGGCGAGCGGCATGCCGAGCTGCTGCGAGGTGCGGATGAAGGCGACCCGGCGCAGGGTGTCGCGGCTGTAGCGGCGCTGGTTTCCGGAGGTGCGGCGGGAGTTGATGAGCCCTTCGGCCTCGTAGAACCGCAGGGCGGAGGGGGCTACCCCGCTGCGCGCTGCGAGCTCGCCGATGGTGACTTCCTTGGCTTTCGGTTCGAGGCGGTGCGTCATGCGGTCAGCGTAGTGAGCCGCGTGGAGCCGCCTCGTGGAACGGCCGCCGGGCCGCGGTCGGGTCACGCCCGGGGCAGGCGCACCACCGCCACCGCCCCGCCGTCCGCCGCGTTGGAGAACTCGACGCACGCGCCGATCACTTGCGCCTGCCCGCAGGCGATGGTCAGGCCGAGACCGGTGCCCTGGCCGCGCTCGCGCGCACCGGTCTGGAAGCGCTGCGGGCCGTCGTCGAGGAGGTGGTCGGGGAAGCCGGGGCCGTGGTCGCGGACCGTGACCTCGACGCCGTCGACCCGTACCTCGACCGGATCGCCGCCGTGCTTGCGGGCGTTGCTGACGAGGTTGGTGAAGATGCGTTCCAGCCGTCGCGCGTCGGTACGGACGAACGTGTCGTACGCGCCCTCCGCGCCCACCGCCGTGAACCCCGCCGCCGACCCGCCCGCGCGCTCGGCGATGGACTCGACGAGCGGCCCCAGCGGATGCACCTCCAGGTCCGGCTTCTCCACCTCCGCGTCGAGGCGCGCCACTTCGAGCAGGTCCTCGGTGAGGGTGCGCAGGGCGCAGACGCGGTCGCGCACGAGCTCGGTCGGGCGGCTCGGCGGCAGCAGCTCGGCCGCCGTGTGCAGTCCGGTCAGCGGGGTGCGCAGCTCGTGGGCGACATCGGCCGTGAAGCGCTGCTCGGCCTCCAGGCGCTGCTGGAGGGAGGCGGCCATCGTGTCGACCGCGGTGGCCAGTTCGGCCACTTCGTCCTTGCCGTGCCGCACACCGGGTGGGCGCGGATGGTCGATGCGGGCGTCCAGGTCGCCCTGGCTGATGCGGCGCGCGATGGCCGCCGCGGTCCGCAGCTCACGGCTCAGCCTGCTCGACAGACCGGCGCCGCCGAGCGCGGCGAGACCGACGACGACGGCGCCCCAGACGAGCAGCTGCCGGTCGAACTCCGCCATGTCGTCGGCCTGTTCGCGCAGCGACTCGCGGATGGACAGGACGTGGCGGGGGTTGTCGCCGACCGGCCGCGCCGCCCAGACGCACGGGTCGTCCGACGTCATGTCGAGGTAGGTGGTGCGCTGCCCGGCCAGCGCGGCCCTGCGCAGCGCCGCGGGCAGCTGCGGGTCGTCGACACCGGCGTCCGTGTCGGCCTGGTCGACCTGCCCCGTCAGCTCGTACAACTGCCGTACGCGCACGAGTTGGGCGATCGCACCGGAGCGGGCGCCCGAGGAGATCTGGTCGAGCCGCGCGTGGTGGACGAGCAGCCCGATGGCGACGGCGACGACCGCGCAGCCCACCGCGAGCAGCGCGGCGATCTTCCAGCGCAGCCCGAGACTGTTGAGCGCGGCACGGAACCTGGTCCCGGGCCCGCGCGCCATCAAGGGCCTCCTGGGGAGGGGGAGTCGGAGGGGGCGCGGGAGGGGTCGGAGGGCGGGCCGGTGTGGTCGGCGGGGCCGGTGTGGTCGGCCGGTGCGGGCCGTTGGCTTTCCGTCCCGGACGGGTCGGGCGACCGCTTGTAGTTCTTGATGTCGCTGACCGTGGACATGCGCGCGCCGTCCCAGTGGAAGCGCACGGCCTGCTCACCGCCTTCGGAGCACGGCGTGCGCACCAGCAGGTCGGGGCCGATCGTCTCCACGCTCACGCTCCTGCCGGACGTGAACAGGATCGGGTAGATCTTGCCGCCGCGCTCGGTGTAGACGGCGAGGATCGACCGGCCGCTCTCCGTGTCGGCGGCCACGAGCATCTCCGGCTTCCCGTCGCCGGTGAGGTCCAGGAACATCGGCGGCCGTATCCCGGCCCGCCCCGGCCGGTCGATCATCCCGCGGTCGGCGAGCGGTCGCGTACGGGGGTCGGCCCGCAGCAACGCGTGCACGTCCACCTTGGTGAGCCCGCCCGAACCGGCCTGCACGCCCCGCAACGGCTGTGGGGGCGGCTGACGTGTGGACGCCTCGGCGCCGGGCGCCCGCGCGCTCTTGCCGACCCAGGCGGGCCAGACCGCCTCCGGACGCGGCTGCACGGAGACGGACGGCGCGGAATCGCCGTGCCCGAGGCCGTTCGTACTGGCACACCCCGTGAGCACGAGGGCCGCCAGTACGGCGAAGAGGGCGGCGCCCGGCAGGAGCGGGCGGCGGGACATCGGATTCATGGGTGGCTGACCGTCACGTGAGGGGCGCTGGTGGTGGCCGGTCCAGGGCTGCACCGGGGATTCGGCAGGGGGACCGGCCACCGCTGTCGACGTTAGGAACCTTCCATCACGGAAAACGGGAGGTTGTGTAACAACTGCTGCTATGACTCCCGAAAACACGCCACTCGGGACCTAAGCCCATGCCGCTCGACCCGGAACGTCCCGCGCGGCCACGCCGTCCCGCCCCTGTGGACAATCGGCCTATGAGCGACGACGAACTCGGCACGGCCCGGCTGCCGTTCTTCGTGTACGGCACGCTGCGCCCCGGCGAGCCCAACCACGCCGCCCACCTGCGCGGCCGGACCGCGAGGGAGGAGCCCGCACTCCTGCCGGACGCCGTCCTCTACGACGGTCCCGGCTACCCGTACGCCGTCGAGCACCCCGGCAAGGGCCCGGTCCACGGCGACCTGCTCACCGCACTCCCCGCCGCCTACCTCCCCCTCCTCCACGCCCTGGACCACCTCGAGGAGTACGCCCCGGGCGACCCCCACAACCTCTATGTACGCGTCGCACGCGACGTACTCGACCGGACCGGCGCTCCCGTCCCCGCCTGGGTCTACGTCGCGGCCCCGCGCATCGCCGCCGGACTCCGCGCCTCCGGCTCGCTCATCGGGTCGGGCGACTGGGCCTCACACCGAAATGCGCAGCTCAAACGCTTACGCACCCGATCCGGTGATCTGAATCACTCGTGAGAGCGAGTTGGCGTGACTACGGACAGTGAGCAACGCGAAGCTCTGCGTGTGCACCTCCAGGTGCGCGTGTCGGTGCCAGTGCACCTTGTCTGAAGGAGTCGCTCATGCGAGTTCGCCGTTCCCTGCCGGCCGTCATCGGTGCCCTGGCCCTCGGCCTGGGCATGACCATGGCCTCCTCGGCCTCCGCCGAGCCCGCGGCCGTCCAGAACCCCTGCGGGTTCTACGAGACCCACAGCGACGCCTACTACAACCACTGCACCAGCGACGGTTCGCACATCGTCATCGAGATCGACGACTGGGGCCCCAACAGCGAGCAGTGCGTGGGCCCCGGCGTGACCTGGATCGGCTCCGCCTCGGGCGTCGACGGTGCCTGGTACACCGGCCGCACCTGCTGATTCCCGCCTCTCCTCGCACGACGGCGGGCCCGGGGCTCCGGCTCCGGGCCCGCTCCCCACGACTCGGCTCGGCCTCACGCCTGCTCCAGCCGCTCCACCCGCACCGCGCACACCTTGAACTCCGGCATCCCCGACACGGGATCCAGGGCGGGATGCGTCAACGTGTTGGCCCGCCCCTCGCCCGGCCAGTGGAACGGCATGAACACCGTGTCGGCGCGGATCGCCGACGTCACCCGCGCGGGAGCCACAGCGCGCCCCCGCCGTGAGACGACGGCGACCGGATCGTCCTCCCCGACCCCCAGACGCGCGGCGAGCCGCGGATGCAGCTCCACGAAGGGCCCCGGAGCCGCAGCGTTGAGCTCGTCGACGCGCCGCGTCTGGGCCCCGGACTGGTACTGCGCGAGCACCCGTCCCGTCGTCAGCAGCACGGGATACTCCGCGTCCGGCTCCTCGGCCGCGTCCCGGTGCGCCACCGGCACGAAGCGCGCCCGCCCGTCCTCGGTCGCGAACCGGTCCAGGAACAACCGCGGCGTCCCCTTGCCCGCCGCGGTCCCGGACGCCTCCGCACTGTCGTGGCTCTCCGCACCTTCGAGGCTCTCCGCACCTTCGGGGCCCTCCTCGCCCTCCGGACCCGCGGGGCACGGCCAGAACATCCCCTCGCCGTCGTCCGCCCGCAACCGCTCGTAACTGATCCCCGAGTAGTCCGCTGGACCGCCAGCGCTCGCCCGGCGCAACTCCTCGAAGACCGCCTCCGGCTCGGTCGGGAACCCCTTCCCGTGCCCGAGCCGCTCCGCGAGCCCGTGCAGCACGTCGAG
The window above is part of the Streptomyces venezuelae genome. Proteins encoded here:
- a CDS encoding NAD(P)/FAD-dependent oxidoreductase; this translates as MVVIGTGLAGARVAQRLGAGTVLIGEENHTPYNRVLLAEVLAGRYGPDVIALPTPPGPVLRTRAVRVDRAERRVHCADGGVVPYGTLVLATGSNPVLPPLRGLFAPGARELPGGVHAFRTMDDCLALSAAVAPGVRVVVIGGGLLGVSAARALAVRGAQVVLIQQAERLMERQLDPASSELVRRHLTGLGVEVHTECRVRGVGVTGGAVRRVELADGYLLDTDVTVLACGVRPRTGLARAAGLDVRRGVVVDDLLRTSDPHIRAVGDCAEHAGRVYGLATPAVEQADTLAAALGHSPADGTAPRPYTGTRALTRLTLPGPGPLDLAAFGDPEPRPDDDVVQLADATRGTYRKVVVRGGRLVGGVLLGELAAVGALARAWEADDPLPDDDSPLLHLLTSPPAPDFARTGETRTGGR
- a CDS encoding ferric reductase-like transmembrane domain-containing protein, producing the protein MWAVQAEPSARLDVLFATGAHLTGLLAGYGILVMLFLMARVPAVEHGVGADRLARTHALGGRYVLSLCAAHALLALCGYAAHADTDLLHATLDLLGYPGLAVATAGTALLAAVGVTSARALRRRVRHETWRAVHLLTYLGAALAFAHQLAGPDVAGGVLSLGLWSLLHATVAVLLVWYRVVVPVRQALRHSLRVIGVRDEGPGVVSVVVQGIGVDELRAEPGQFFRWRFLRRRLWHTALPFSLSAPVRDDTLRITVKAAGDHTRRIRRLRPGTRVLATGPFGALTAHRRTRRKVLLLAGGVGITPMRALFETLPGGPGDLTLLYRAGSAEQLVLREELEAIARTRQAGLHYLLGRSDASFDPLAPQALRNLIPDLADHDVYLCGPPGMSAAATTALVRAGVPEDRIHAECFTF
- a CDS encoding sulfite exporter TauE/SafE family protein, whose amino-acid sequence is MPDISLTTVVVLCLAALAAGWIDAVVGGGGLLLLPALLLGLPGGTPAAHALGTNKAVAIVGTTGAAVTYVRKTPVDVPTAVRIGLAALAGSMGGAFFAAGMSTDVLKPVIMVVLLAVGAFVILRPAFGTAPATGPASPKRILAAIGLAGLGIGFYDGLIGPGTGTFLVLALTAVLHLDLVSASATAKIVNCCTNAGALAMFACQGAVLWQLAGLMAVFNLAGGMFGAHTALKKGSGFVRVVLLTTVFGLVAKMAYEQWLA
- a CDS encoding class F sortase, whose translation is MRRTRKAGNAVIGTVTAVALCSGAWLLSSGAASHPPPQPSAAQAARAAAPSTSTADRGTAPLPPSPPDRVRIPSIGVDTPLMGLGLTRQGSLDVPPPERKNLAGWYEAGTTPGERGTAIVAGHVDNKEGPAVFYELGALQKGRTIEVERRDGSVAVFTVHANEVYDAADFPDEKVYGAASRPELRVITCGGKYSKQTGYQGNVVVFAHLTAVR
- a CDS encoding aminotransferase class IV produces the protein MRTISRAIRRTCSHDHLRTGAAHRDRRAARAESLLWPALVQTGHFTAMQVRGGKVRGLGLHLARLDAATRELFGHGIDGEHVRGLVRHILRDDIADASVRVYVHAPDGEPSHMVTVRPPTELPATMEERAQSLRSVAYQRPFAHIKHLGGFGQARHAELARGDGFDEVLLTGPGGEVSEGAVTNVAFFDGTDVVWPDAPHLAGITMQLVRSRLPAAGLATRHAPVTLADLPSYRAAFVTNAWGVRPVRRIDDVAYGVDERLMARVAGAYEDVPWDTL
- the soxR gene encoding redox-sensitive transcriptional activator SoxR; translated protein: MTHRLEPKAKEVTIGELAARSGVAPSALRFYEAEGLINSRRTSGNQRRYSRDTLRRVAFIRTSQQLGMPLATIREVLALLPEDRTPNRADWARISECWREDLDTRIRTLQRLRDNLTDCIGCGCLSLSRCALSNTGDTLGSRGPGPRRLVEKRVPCATGSCEGARGDDHEDDQQGDQEDVFA
- a CDS encoding sensor histidine kinase encodes the protein MARGPGTRFRAALNSLGLRWKIAALLAVGCAVVAVAIGLLVHHARLDQISSGARSGAIAQLVRVRQLYELTGQVDQADTDAGVDDPQLPAALRRAALAGQRTTYLDMTSDDPCVWAARPVGDNPRHVLSIRESLREQADDMAEFDRQLLVWGAVVVGLAALGGAGLSSRLSRELRTAAAIARRISQGDLDARIDHPRPPGVRHGKDEVAELATAVDTMAASLQQRLEAEQRFTADVAHELRTPLTGLHTAAELLPPSRPTELVRDRVCALRTLTEDLLEVARLDAEVEKPDLEVHPLGPLVESIAERAGGSAAGFTAVGAEGAYDTFVRTDARRLERIFTNLVSNARKHGGDPVEVRVDGVEVTVRDHGPGFPDHLLDDGPQRFQTGARERGQGTGLGLTIACGQAQVIGACVEFSNAADGGAVAVVRLPRA
- a CDS encoding gamma-glutamylcyclotransferase family protein, translated to MSDDELGTARLPFFVYGTLRPGEPNHAAHLRGRTAREEPALLPDAVLYDGPGYPYAVEHPGKGPVHGDLLTALPAAYLPLLHALDHLEEYAPGDPHNLYVRVARDVLDRTGAPVPAWVYVAAPRIAAGLRASGSLIGSGDWASHRNAQLKRLRTRSGDLNHS
- a CDS encoding DUF6355 family natural product biosynthesis protein — protein: MRVRRSLPAVIGALALGLGMTMASSASAEPAAVQNPCGFYETHSDAYYNHCTSDGSHIVIEIDDWGPNSEQCVGPGVTWIGSASGVDGAWYTGRTC